GAATTTTGCCTGGGGCTGCGTTGCTCCTCGGTCACAGCCCCACTGGCGGGGGATGCTCGCTCGTCGCGCCTTGCCCCAGGCCAAATTGGGCGCAACGAACGTGAGCGTATTTACGAAACGGACCACTAAGGACGCATGATCCTTTACGCGGACACCAGTCTGCTGGTTTCGTATTACGTGAGCGATGCCAATAGTGTCCGCGCTCAAACGCTTCTTCACGCGACGACCGACCCCCTGATTTTCACCGGCCTGCATCGCCTGGAATTGAGGAACGCGCTGGCGCTGGGTGTTTTTCGCCAAATCCTAACGCCTGCTCAAGCGTATGCGGCGTGGAGTAACATCACCCAAGACATCCGGTCGCGCCGGCTTTTTCCTCAGCCGGTGAACTGGGCGCCGGTATTCCGCACGGCCGCTCAATGGGCGGCTCGTCACAGCGGCGGCATCGGCTGTCGCACTCTCGACATCCTGCACGTCGCCACAGCCTGGAAACTGCAAGCCCGGGAGTTCCTCAGCTTCGACGGCCGGCAGAGGACTCTGGCGCAACAGCTTCGTTTCACCGTCAAGCCATAGAAACGCTTCAAAGAATTGATGGTATAACAGAATGACCTTGCTCGGGCGCGGCTGCGGTTCTCGATTTCTGTGGGGCGGGGATGGGAGCGGCTCCGCCATCCAATCCCATGTTGGCAATGTCCCCCCGTTCTTGAGATGAATCCCGCGTGGGTTCATTGGGTGAGGTCCCTCCGAAGTCGTTGCCCGCACCTCAATCGCTGCGATGCCCAACTCGCTGAGGTCGCGCACTTCGGAAGGGTTGGAGCGGCCATCGCCGTTGGAGTCCAGCCAGGCGCGGATGCCGGCGAGTTCTTCGCCGCGAAGGACGCCGTCGCGGTTATCATCCAAAGCAGCGAGAGCTTCGTAGCCGTTCTCCTGAAAGATCTCGAAGGTGTAGCTGCCGAATAATTGGTGGGCGGAAGTGATCCCCGCGGTGCGGAGCGGATCCCAAACCAGGATCGCGGTGTGCGGCTTCACCCACGGCCAGCGCTCCGCCGGGCCGTAGCCGCGCAAGTCAAAATCGACCACGGCGTCGGGCGCGAGGAGTGTGTCGATGCTTGCGGTCGGAACGAGCGGGAAAATGATCGGTGTGATTGCCCCGAAGGGAAGCCTTGCCACTTCCGCCAGGCCGGCTTTGACTTCCGCAACCGCCTTGGAAATCTCCGTGCCAGCAGTCGAAGCTTCCGGGTCCTTGGTTGCAAGCCGCAGGAAACCGTGTCCGGCCTCTACGCTGACAAGGCTTCCCAGTCCGGAGATCGGTTTGCGCGCCAAAAGGCGGTCGGCGCGGAACCCTGAGCGAAACGCAATCAAGTAGGCATCGCGGGCTTCCCGGTGATCGACCAGATGCAATTGCTTCACCGAGACAGTCGGCGGAAATGCGTTGCCTTCTTTCGCCGTTCCAGGGGGAGTCGGGTTTACTTCGAAACGGACCTCCGGCGGTTTCAACGATTTCCAATCGGCAAATTGCTCCAACAAACTGGCCAAACCGAGCTGGTACAACCCCTCACGCGGCGCAGCGATGGCGCCGCCTCCGGGGCCAGGCGGAGGTTGCGGGGCTGGCTTGGCGCCGGGCGCCTGTTCGAGCTGAATCGCCCGCCAGAAACCCGAGAGGGCTTCGAAGACGTGCCGGACCATTTCTTCGTCGGACAAAGCGTCGGGCGCAGTCCAACGCTGTTGCGGCGAGCGAGCTTGTTCGGCGAATTGGAGCATCATGAAGTTCCTGGCCTGAACCTCCCGGTAACCAGGACCATAACCAGAGAGATTTCCGCCTAGTTCCTGTTCGGTTAACCGATGGGCCTTCTGTTCGAGCGAGCCGGTGAAAAAACGGCCGAGCAAAAGCCAATTCTCCGCGATTCTTGGCTTCCCCTCTGCATCAAGCTTAACGCCTCCACCACGAGTGGGAGGATCGAGAAAGCCGGGATCTGCCGGCTGCCTTGGGCGAAAGCGAGATAATGAATCCGAGCCACTGTGTAGTGCGCTTCCGCGGACGTAGGATGGGCTGCTCGGAAAGCTTCGGCACTCGCCAGCAATCGTTCAATCGGCACCGGCTGAGGCTGGACGAACATTGGGAGCGTTTGGACAACCGAGATCGACAAGGCGCCGACGAGCGCGAGCGTGTTAGAGCCTGTCTGAAAATTCTGAGGGGTGCTGTTTTCGCGCAAAGGGCCGTATCAGGCGCAACGAAGGAGAATATCCCTGGTGGATCTTCGACTGAGGAGCAACGAAGCCAGACGGCCCTTTGCGCGAAAACCCTCCGGGCGGCAGGTCTTTTGGCCGTGGCCTTCGTTGGCTCGGTGCTCACAGCCCGCTGCGGGGATGCTCGAACCTCGCCGCCTTGGCCACGGCCAAAATCCCTTGCCGCAGCACCCCTCATAATTTTCAGACAGGCTCGTAAGGGTTCTCATGATCTCGTGCGGAAGGTGGGGTTAGTGTCGCGTAAACTGGCCAATTGATTTGACTTCGAGGTCTCGTTCGTTAGGAACGATTCGACCATGAGAGCTAGCTTTATCCACCGACCCGAGAGATTTCAAATCCTCTTTGCAGGGCTGGTCGCATCCGGGCCGGGTTTCATGAGTTTCGCCGCGGAGTTGAATCTCGAATTGCGCGGCCGCTGGCCTGCGTTGGATCGCTCGCCG
The sequence above is drawn from the Verrucomicrobiota bacterium genome and encodes:
- a CDS encoding type II toxin-antitoxin system VapC family toxin; protein product: MILYADTSLLVSYYVSDANSVRAQTLLHATTDPLIFTGLHRLELRNALALGVFRQILTPAQAYAAWSNITQDIRSRRLFPQPVNWAPVFRTAAQWAARHSGGIGCRTLDILHVATAWKLQAREFLSFDGRQRTLAQQLRFTVKP